Proteins found in one Salinimonas lutimaris genomic segment:
- a CDS encoding F0F1 ATP synthase subunit epsilon: MAAMTVHLDVVSAEEQIFSGRVETLQVTGSEGELGIHPGHAPLITAIKPGMVRLVKQHGDEEVIYVAGGVLEVQPGNVTVLADTAVRAEDLDEQAATDAKRRAEEHIANPGADFNYAEAAQQLAEAIAQLDLIRKLRK, translated from the coding sequence ATGGCAGCAATGACAGTTCATCTGGATGTGGTAAGCGCGGAAGAGCAAATCTTCTCTGGTCGCGTTGAAACCCTGCAGGTGACAGGTAGCGAAGGTGAGCTGGGTATTCACCCGGGCCACGCGCCACTAATCACTGCAATTAAACCTGGTATGGTGCGTTTGGTTAAACAGCACGGTGATGAGGAAGTCATCTACGTAGCCGGTGGTGTACTTGAAGTACAGCCTGGCAATGTTACCGTGTTGGCTGACACGGCAGTTCGTGCAGAAGATCTGGACGAACAGGCCGCGACAGATGCAAAACGTCGTGCAGAAGAGCACATCGCCAATCCAGGCGCTGACTTTAATTATGCAGAAGCTGCCCAGCAGCTGGCTGAAGCTATTGCTCAGCTGGACTTGATCCGCAAACTGCGTAAATAA
- a CDS encoding OmpA family protein has product MKKTLIAGVVAMAVSVAGCANSPSNTQKGAGIGAVVGALLGKATGDNDKSRYAWGAAVGAIAGGAIGNYMDRQEEALRNELSDTGIQIVREGDKLKLIMPGDITFATNSAAISTDFNPVLNDVATVINEYEKTVLLIKGHTDDTGAEAYNQTLSERRAQSVKNLLTTYSVNPKRITTVGMGEYQPKVPNTSEQNRQQNRRVELEIQPLTE; this is encoded by the coding sequence ATGAAAAAAACTCTGATTGCCGGCGTTGTGGCCATGGCAGTATCTGTTGCTGGCTGTGCCAATAGTCCTTCTAACACTCAAAAAGGCGCGGGTATTGGTGCTGTTGTCGGCGCGCTGCTGGGTAAAGCCACAGGTGACAACGACAAGAGCCGTTACGCCTGGGGCGCTGCGGTTGGTGCCATTGCCGGTGGTGCTATCGGTAACTACATGGACCGCCAGGAAGAAGCGTTACGTAATGAGTTATCCGACACTGGCATTCAGATTGTCCGTGAAGGCGATAAGTTAAAACTTATCATGCCCGGTGATATCACCTTTGCTACTAACAGCGCTGCGATCAGTACCGATTTTAATCCGGTACTCAATGATGTTGCCACTGTGATCAACGAATATGAAAAAACGGTGTTGCTTATCAAGGGCCACACTGATGACACCGGCGCCGAAGCGTATAATCAGACCTTATCTGAGCGTCGGGCCCAGTCAGTGAAAAACCTGCTGACCACTTACAGTGTTAACCCTAAGCGGATCACCACGGTCGGTATGGGTGAGTATCAGCCTAAAGTCCCTAATACCAGTGAGCAGAATCGTCAGCAGAACCGTCGTGTTGAGCTCGAAATTCAGCCGCTGACAGAATAA
- a CDS encoding tRNA-uridine aminocarboxypropyltransferase: MRAYCDQCQYPVSTCLCDFVSPEPAPADIIIVQHSKEAGHAKNTARLVALGLTNCAIITEQQLHEQVIDSLASRHCAVLYPDEHSQPIESAAFKTSLPEVVIVIDGSWKQAYGMMQRSVWLQSLPRWHFTLAPDSDYAIRHTRLTHSLSTLEAVAYCLDAGYQFNSSPLYALQQAMQSYWQGPPEHRR; encoded by the coding sequence ATGCGTGCCTATTGTGACCAGTGCCAGTATCCGGTTTCAACCTGTCTGTGCGATTTTGTCAGCCCTGAACCGGCACCGGCCGATATTATTATCGTGCAGCATAGCAAAGAGGCCGGCCATGCCAAAAATACAGCCCGGCTGGTGGCATTGGGTCTGACCAACTGCGCCATTATCACAGAACAGCAGTTACACGAGCAGGTCATTGATAGCCTGGCATCCCGGCACTGCGCTGTGTTGTATCCTGATGAACATAGCCAGCCCATTGAGTCGGCCGCATTTAAGACATCGTTGCCTGAAGTGGTGATTGTGATAGACGGTTCGTGGAAACAGGCGTATGGAATGATGCAGCGCTCTGTCTGGCTGCAAAGTCTGCCGCGCTGGCACTTTACTCTTGCACCTGACTCAGATTATGCCATCAGGCACACCAGACTGACGCATAGTTTGTCGACCCTGGAGGCTGTAGCGTATTGTCTTGATGCAGGGTATCAGTTTAACAGCAGCCCGCTGTATGCACTTCAGCAGGCTATGCAGTCTTACTGGCAGGGACCACCAGAGCACCGCCGCTAA
- a CDS encoding MGMT family protein, with amino-acid sequence MPNSNRYTQIYAVVTLIPTGQVASYGQIADLAGLPGRARLAGKALKDSTGHDLPWHRVVRADGTLAFPAGSEKAREQREKLLSEGVTVNNMRADIKRYGWQPDLYTMLHKISS; translated from the coding sequence ATGCCTAACTCAAACCGTTATACGCAAATTTATGCCGTGGTGACCCTGATCCCGACCGGTCAGGTGGCATCCTACGGCCAGATTGCTGATCTGGCCGGGCTTCCGGGGCGCGCCCGGCTGGCCGGCAAAGCATTAAAAGACAGTACAGGGCACGACCTGCCCTGGCATCGGGTAGTACGTGCAGATGGCACACTGGCCTTTCCTGCCGGTAGTGAAAAAGCCCGTGAACAACGCGAAAAGCTGCTGTCAGAAGGTGTGACAGTTAATAACATGCGGGCAGATATAAAACGCTATGGCTGGCAACCTGATCTGTATACTATGCTGCATAAAATAAGCAGTTGA
- a CDS encoding HD-GYP domain-containing protein gives MAQNDLKVISINELAPGMFVNQITEQSGKLKLTTQGKVTSQSIVDSLRQRGVKKLIIDLSKQFDPSGEQPVQTSAPVKAPQPKATFAQEMVRAEKLHKQGKAIQQALLDSVSKGLPFDDKIPREFSHKLVESMERNPDALLCLSKIREKDDYLLEHSLNVAIILANFGQFIGMNEQDVSELAYAGLLHDMGKIRVPDEILHKPGRLTDPEMDEMKKHVEYGVQALEAASIDTTLIRVVSEHHERLDGKGYPAGTASDDISHAGRMLAIADMYDALTADRCYKAGMPSQKALKILLDETPHKLDKQLVLRFIKCMGVYPVGSLVKLSSDKLAMVLRQTTSPTEPVVKVFYSLKGGHFLEPKDMDIQKEPNITVECAVLASDYDIDFNRFFERSIAV, from the coding sequence ATGGCACAAAATGATTTAAAAGTTATCAGTATTAATGAGTTAGCCCCGGGAATGTTTGTTAATCAGATTACTGAACAGTCCGGCAAACTCAAGCTTACTACACAGGGAAAGGTGACCTCGCAGTCTATCGTAGACTCGCTGCGACAACGTGGGGTTAAAAAACTGATCATTGATTTGTCAAAACAATTCGATCCCAGCGGAGAACAGCCGGTTCAGACTAGCGCGCCGGTAAAAGCCCCTCAGCCCAAAGCAACGTTTGCCCAGGAGATGGTGCGCGCTGAAAAGCTGCACAAGCAAGGTAAGGCGATCCAGCAAGCTTTGCTGGATTCGGTCAGTAAAGGGCTGCCCTTTGACGACAAAATTCCCCGGGAATTTTCCCACAAGCTGGTGGAGTCCATGGAGCGTAACCCAGATGCTCTGCTGTGCTTGAGTAAAATTCGGGAAAAAGACGATTACCTGTTGGAGCATTCGCTGAATGTGGCCATTATTCTGGCTAACTTTGGTCAGTTCATTGGCATGAATGAACAGGATGTCAGTGAGCTGGCCTATGCCGGATTATTACATGACATGGGAAAAATCCGCGTACCTGATGAAATTTTACATAAACCGGGCCGCCTGACAGACCCGGAAATGGATGAAATGAAAAAGCATGTGGAGTACGGGGTGCAGGCGCTGGAAGCTGCCAGTATTGATACCACCCTGATCCGGGTCGTCAGTGAACATCATGAGCGTCTTGACGGTAAAGGCTATCCGGCAGGCACGGCCAGTGATGACATTTCTCATGCCGGACGCATGCTGGCAATTGCAGATATGTATGATGCTCTGACTGCGGATCGCTGCTATAAAGCGGGCATGCCGAGTCAAAAAGCACTTAAGATTCTGCTGGATGAAACCCCGCACAAGCTGGATAAGCAACTGGTATTGCGGTTTATTAAATGCATGGGGGTTTATCCGGTTGGTAGTCTGGTAAAACTGTCCAGCGATAAACTGGCTATGGTGCTCAGACAAACCACCTCGCCCACTGAGCCGGTGGTAAAAGTCTTTTACAGCCTCAAAGGTGGCCACTTTCTTGAACCCAAAGACATGGATATTCAAAAAGAGCCGAATATCACGGTAGAATGTGCAGTACTGGCCAGTGACTACGACATTGATTTTAATCGTTTCTTTGAACGTTCTATCGCGGTGTAG